The following coding sequences lie in one Deltaproteobacteria bacterium genomic window:
- a CDS encoding cytochrome c3 family protein, with product MDTTDQLYRLVRLVVWLPLILLVTAGCEIGDLGGTQRGYEPVQPIAYSHKVHAGDYKMACLYCHYAAERGRHAGVPAASLCMNCHTQVKKDSPEVQKLAAAVESDTPIQWVRVHRFPAHSHFNHARHVAGGELKCQTCHGPIETMDRVRQEHDMTMGFCLDCHRQTAQRVATAPAPSTDCTACHY from the coding sequence ATGGATACCACTGACCAGTTGTATCGGTTGGTGCGGCTAGTGGTCTGGCTGCCGTTGATCCTGCTGGTCACCGCCGGCTGTGAGATCGGGGACCTCGGAGGCACCCAGCGGGGTTATGAGCCGGTCCAACCGATTGCCTATTCCCACAAGGTGCACGCCGGCGACTACAAGATGGCGTGCCTCTATTGCCACTACGCCGCCGAGCGCGGGCGCCACGCCGGCGTGCCTGCCGCCAGCCTGTGCATGAATTGCCACACCCAAGTGAAGAAGGACTCGCCCGAGGTCCAGAAACTCGCGGCGGCGGTCGAGTCGGATACGCCGATCCAGTGGGTGCGGGTACATCGCTTCCCGGCCCATTCGCATTTCAACCATGCCCGTCACGTCGCCGGCGGCGAACTGAAGTGTCAGACCTGCCACGGTCCGATCGAGACGATGGATCGGGTTCGCCAGGAGCACGACATGACGATGGGCTTTTGCCTCGATTGCCACCGCCAAACCGCGCAACGGGTTGCTACCGCGCCGGCGCCGTCGACCGATTGTACGGCCTGTCACTACTAG
- a CDS encoding sigma-54-dependent Fis family transcriptional regulator, protein MTAPRLLVVDDKRDLARGVALVLSGLSDDIVVAHSAEEALELLEQRPADLVLSDIKMPGRDGLSLLDCIRERWPETRVILFTAYGTIESAVDAMKRGAFDYLTKPFNNDELLVVARRALKELHDEEEIARLRAELKDTYGFHGIYSRDRHMLPVLDGIRRVAPTAATVLIWGESGTGKELVARAIHAESPRAANPFVAFNAAALPENLADAELFGAKKGAYTGADRDRKGLFVEAHGGTLLIDEVSSMPAGLQSKLLRALQEREVLPLGSAQPVRVDVRIIAATNVDPRRLLREATLRRDLYYRLSVMRIAVPPLRERIEDIPLLANLFLERAAAPGKTPRRLSPRALRLLISHDWPGNVRELQNVIERAAVMAHGNEIGPGDIMIEDDDLDWQPEGDDSLAYEEAKRLAIERFQRRYVERLLEDSGGKISAAARKAGITRAALHRILKRLGLAGDSDIEPENEAPPNDEAGGEP, encoded by the coding sequence ATGACCGCCCCGCGCCTACTGGTGGTGGACGACAAGCGCGACCTCGCCCGCGGGGTGGCGCTGGTGCTCTCCGGCCTGTCGGATGACATCGTCGTCGCCCACTCGGCGGAAGAAGCCCTCGAACTGCTCGAACAGCGGCCTGCCGATCTCGTGCTCTCGGACATCAAGATGCCCGGACGTGACGGGTTGTCGCTACTTGATTGCATCCGCGAGCGCTGGCCGGAAACCCGGGTGATCTTGTTCACGGCCTACGGCACCATCGAGTCGGCGGTGGACGCGATGAAGCGCGGCGCCTTCGATTATCTCACCAAGCCGTTCAACAACGATGAGCTGCTAGTGGTGGCGCGCCGCGCACTCAAGGAGCTGCACGACGAAGAAGAAATTGCCCGGTTGCGGGCCGAACTCAAGGACACTTACGGCTTTCACGGCATCTACAGCCGCGACCGCCACATGTTGCCGGTGCTGGACGGTATCAGGCGGGTGGCGCCGACCGCTGCCACGGTGTTGATCTGGGGCGAGAGCGGCACCGGCAAGGAGTTGGTGGCGCGGGCCATCCACGCCGAGAGCCCGCGTGCCGCCAACCCCTTCGTCGCCTTCAACGCCGCGGCGTTGCCCGAGAACCTGGCCGACGCCGAGTTGTTCGGCGCCAAGAAGGGCGCCTACACCGGCGCGGACCGCGACCGTAAGGGGCTGTTCGTCGAGGCCCACGGCGGTACGCTACTGATCGATGAGGTCTCCAGCATGCCCGCCGGCTTGCAGAGCAAGCTGCTGCGCGCCTTGCAAGAGCGCGAGGTCTTGCCGCTGGGCTCGGCCCAGCCCGTGCGGGTCGACGTGCGCATCATCGCCGCCACCAACGTCGATCCGCGCCGCTTGTTGCGCGAGGCTACGCTGCGCCGCGATCTTTACTACCGGCTTTCGGTCATGCGCATCGCCGTGCCGCCACTACGCGAGCGCATCGAGGACATCCCGCTGCTGGCCAACTTGTTTCTCGAACGCGCCGCCGCCCCGGGCAAGACCCCGAGGCGGCTGTCGCCCCGGGCATTGCGCTTGCTGATCTCGCACGATTGGCCCGGCAACGTGCGCGAGCTGCAAAACGTCATCGAGCGGGCGGCGGTCATGGCCCACGGCAACGAAATCGGCCCGGGCGACATTATGATCGAGGACGACGATCTTGACTGGCAGCCCGAGGGCGACGACAGCCTCGCCTACGAGGAGGCCAAGCGTCTGGCCATCGAGCGCTTTCAGCGCCGCTACGTCGAGCGGCTACTCGAAGACAGCGGCGGCAAGATCAGCGCCGCCGCGCGTAAAGCTGGAATAACCCGCGCCGCGCTGCACCGTATCCTCAAACGCCTCGGCCTCGCCGGTGACAGCGACATCGAACCCGAGAACGAAGCCCCGCCCAACGACGAAGCCGGCGGCGAGCCCTAG
- a CDS encoding DUF2804 domain-containing protein → MTARRRLPEWLPTVDQRMAGGGYPLSYSERELSEPVALCDDSGRLNRAACGWARQPIIRGNLSGHWPRKKKWNFWNWICPRFVFSVTLADIDYAAFCAVSFTDFETGKSVSRQEFTRPRSLALPERVESPVSFHGRNLGYSNGNDGGDIPVRFNGQAKDGTSLAADFVVRKPPAHESLSVVVPWSAERFQLNCKENTRPCEGSVTVGDRRYLMDPADCHAVQDFGRGLWPYRSFWNWAVCTGVQDGRRIGVNVGAKWTTGTGANENAFCIDGRLYKIMEDLTWEYDSGAAMRSWRVYSTHSDVIDLSLQPIAAHSSNLNLGLIATGGICVFGRWRGTIRVEGAAIAITDLIGWAEEFAHRW, encoded by the coding sequence ATGACGGCGCGCCGGCGTTTGCCCGAGTGGCTGCCGACTGTGGATCAGCGCATGGCGGGAGGCGGCTATCCGTTATCTTACAGCGAGCGTGAGCTCAGCGAGCCGGTGGCTTTGTGCGACGACAGCGGCCGGCTCAACCGCGCCGCTTGTGGTTGGGCGCGGCAGCCGATCATCCGCGGTAACCTCTCGGGACATTGGCCGCGCAAGAAGAAATGGAATTTCTGGAACTGGATCTGCCCGCGTTTCGTCTTCTCGGTGACGCTGGCCGACATCGACTACGCTGCCTTCTGCGCCGTCTCGTTCACCGACTTCGAGACCGGCAAGAGCGTTTCGCGCCAGGAGTTCACGCGCCCGCGGTCCCTCGCCCTGCCCGAGCGGGTCGAGTCGCCGGTCAGCTTCCACGGTCGCAACCTCGGGTACAGCAACGGCAACGACGGCGGCGATATCCCGGTGCGCTTCAATGGGCAGGCAAAGGACGGTACCAGCCTGGCCGCGGATTTCGTTGTCCGCAAGCCACCGGCGCACGAGAGCTTGAGCGTAGTGGTGCCGTGGAGCGCCGAGCGCTTCCAGCTGAACTGCAAGGAGAACACGCGCCCGTGCGAGGGCTCAGTAACAGTCGGTGACCGCCGCTACCTCATGGACCCGGCCGACTGCCACGCGGTGCAGGACTTCGGCCGCGGCCTGTGGCCGTACCGCTCGTTTTGGAACTGGGCGGTGTGCACCGGAGTGCAAGACGGCCGCCGCATCGGTGTCAACGTGGGCGCGAAGTGGACCACCGGCACCGGCGCCAACGAGAACGCGTTTTGCATCGACGGGCGGCTATACAAGATCATGGAGGATCTCACCTGGGAGTACGACTCCGGCGCGGCGATGCGCTCGTGGCGGGTGTACTCGACCCATTCAGACGTGATCGACCTGAGCTTGCAGCCGATCGCCGCCCACTCCTCCAACCTCAACCTTGGCCTGATTGCCACCGGTGGCATCTGCGTGTTCGGCCGCTGGCGGGGAACGATCCGCGTCGAGGGGGCGGCCATCGCCATCACCGATCTGATCGGCTGGGCCGAGGAGTTCGCCCACCGGTGGTAG